In Asterias amurensis chromosome 4, ASM3211899v1, one genomic interval encodes:
- the LOC139935891 gene encoding uncharacterized protein has protein sequence MYCVLQDQLRRKLSECHCRLLAGLQPGPLGSSSYTPCNITCRWCIQEDIERAQRINELIRNYNPPQSNETDPTCECVAERIAMVMKMHTPEEQVVIANSIASRIMKAGEVDVPSGVDHKKHASIYTCHEDGCVTMVTDNKEEEDGGRSHAQKREASQVGEEPSELHSDEPSLIVSVPRHLETTKEDERIKTNGQEEVKTKGEIYKEMKIKVIKIEKVVEVESIVEEYLQQKEQKEESCAKVDMVKGEEGELKMMYQFKEEAKVDHEMTDRVEEMRTEETRAELGEANGSEVEGMGDNSKGEEQVAPKKIGELVQEANTKEIKSEVVKRRDGEIGEMGYVGSKVKEQVGHNEPVEGVTMKEEWNIEDQRKDGVVVEIKFKNQPMGDGDAAANWATEEGEILEQEEDEEELTSWSSISDLDTVSLLTSISSLSFGEIISVSGEDDGELTADEIGDEVWDDYVNGDIEDEIKDATSITSKILILDGDDTALQSADDQTDLISICSKGQGLKEVGSTSRRGFWSRIFGRRQSKRDRKMKKIAVEQEIKTKKSSKMAGIMFTCCCVQPLD, from the exons ATGTAT TGTGTTCTACAGGATCAACTAAGACGGAAACTGAGTGAGTGCCACTGCAGGCTCCTAGCAGGTCTACAACCAGGCCCACTTGGGTCATCATCTTATACTCCTTGTAACATCACCTGTCGTTGGTGCATCCAGGAGGATATTGAAAGAG CACAACGGATCAATGAACTGATCCGGAATTATAATCCGCCACAGTCCAATGAGACCGATCCAACATGTGAGTGTGTAGCTGAAAGAATTGCCATGGTAATGAAGATGCACACCCCGGAAGAGCAGGTCGTCATCGCTAATTCCATCGCCTCCAGGATCATGAAGGCCGGGGAAGTGGATGTACCGTCCGGTGTAGATCACAAGAAACATGCAAGTATCTACACGTGTCATGAGGATGGATGCGTTACCATGGTGACTGATAACAAGGAGGAGGAAGACGGTGGTAGAAGTCATGCGCAGAAGAGGGAAGCCtcacag GTAGGGGAAGAGCCATCCGAACTGCATTCCGATGAGCCAAGCTTGATAGTCAGCGTACCTCGTCATCTAGAAACAACCAAAGAAGACGAGAGGATAAAAACAAACGGACAAGAGGAGGTGAAGACAAAAGGAGAGATATATAAAGAAATGAAGATAAAGGTGATAAAGATCGAGAAAGTTGTAGAGGTGGAGAGCATTGTTGAAGAATACTTGCAACAGAAGGAACAGAAAGAGGAAAGTTGTGCCAAGGTAGATATGGTAAAGGGCGAGGAGGGGGAGCTCAAGATGATGTATCAGTTTAAGGAGGAAGCAAAGGTAGATCAT GAGATGACAGATCGAGTTGAGGAGATGAGGACTGAGGAAACCAGGGCTGAGCTAGGAGAGGCAAATGGCAGCGAGGTTGAAGGGATGGGGGATAATTCAAAAGGAGAAGAACAGGTTGCTCCAAAGAAGATCGGAGAGCTAGTCCAAGAGGCAAACACAAAGGAAATCAAGTCCGAAGTAGTGAAGAGAAGGGATGGGGAAATAGGGGAGATGGGTTATGTGGGTTCAAAGGTGAAAGAGCAGGTTGGACACAACGAACCGGTTGAGGGGGTGACGATGAAGGAAGAATGGAATATAGAGGACCAGAGGAAAGATGGGGTAGTTGTGGAAATAAAGTTCAAGAATCAACCAATGGGAGATGGGGATGCTGCGGCGAACTGGGCAACCGAGGAAGGAGAGATTCTGGAgcaagaagaagatgaagaag AGTTGACGTCTTGGTCGAGCATTAGTGACCTGGATACGGTCTCATTGCTCACGAGCATCTCTTCATTGTCATTCGGGGAAATTATCAGCGTGTCTGGGGAGGACGATGGGGAGTTGACTGCCGATGAAATAGGTGATGAAGTGTGGGATGATTACGTCAATGGTGACATTGAGG ATGAAATCAAAGATGCGACCTCTATTACCTCGAAGATACTCATTCTTGATGGAGACGATACTGCACTTCAGTCAGCTGATGATCAGACTGACCTGATATCGATTTGCTCAAAAG GTCAAGGGCTCAAAGAGGTGGGTTCAACTTCCAGAAGAGGATTCTGGTCTAGAATCTTCGGCAGACGCCAAAGTAAGAGAGACAGAAAGATGAAGAAGATCGCAGTAGAGCAGGAGATCAAAACGAAGAAATCTTCCAAGATGGCAGGAATCATGTTCACCTGCTGCTGTGTGCAGCCATTAGATTGA